One Mustelus asterias chromosome 12, sMusAst1.hap1.1, whole genome shotgun sequence genomic region harbors:
- the gemin4 gene encoding gem-associated protein 4, which yields MSWGSWICCEKVAILHGGFLLAKEQSQHKTLLEMKKSEWATLGKPIVGAVREICAANSDTAQDLAETKQWQRKVLAFVWAKLLNSNGSGTNIKEERDSDAESDRRWKEDLFFSVESMIPEINRTVLFELVKSLGASEVFVELLSTLPADLCHLEMTRFVDHVLDGTSDDDVAIFLDVWWELMKRNEGQRDEVVQTFGEEAKKYLARAPDEFCHTSKRLKLDPDLSPLSPLESLPRSSSNLSIPSLLLDGLKRLGSRINPYIYKCSALAKLSDTIYNSVLSDNRVELPVEEYLEKFSKLIALGNPVVQGFPVAESLIRCVKEAERELRICCRKSAFRLLPGALTSGIETLADLFQSWAPVLQTEPETGTDLQKRSLTMYRTAQSLQCLSEICPVLQNSTMVSQEAKKSLSDLLLNSTSFVQKIATYVSLADAAATDKVKFYVAMTIIDGRMERYAEICKIFASSPVWAFSEDSWLNCLERNRDVFHDTDLVLRLAGTLKDASTCRVNETPKVKRLMNVVLGCLSALSIPDKNKALLGVLSSYGSKGLCRDGGAFKACFEEEVNMVFNSITQGDAASNIDKAATAVARVAFLNPEATLQKTCHLAAVNLGAHKLLGRILKSLPALSFEDSQSSDELSILARCLLEAAWDKFATTKEENQFLEFLTSLMEPGEKIDEEPPSPLLQPADAIKIFVLPYLIESNPGIEFPLKILNSALKLPVTDDGTKEHWLLACCPFPLVFALSQLLDHCILCWEDSNKTSNHISIDTKGLLIETLDMVCTVVEQIMSVNPETWSTSVCWLYRKTERLDWTVRLWLKSIFGGHFKYEVPATLFEVCDLSDDGWSPLNLPQYGPGTGLLAWMECCCISTHMTEQMLSHLTIDAKSVEEVNMFSKGFLVALIQVLPWCSSSEWRRLNHVAKNLLQRELLHVPYTLEYVHYMPLLNLRPFAHHLQFSQLLLRAFQLICSCSCSDWLSTPGWKYAARQCAASMSDILESVRCKLKGHGAQNPDGSQEATFVVMQLFCHVIHIMVMMPSGTSESLYYVSLELLSQYETLTAANTSTCALLSKVDEKHFLHSIAENLTNEEQRSVLLQKISKIC from the exons ATGAGTTggg GATCCTGGATTTGTTGCGAAAAGGTGGCCATTCTGCATGGCGGCTTTCTGTTGGCCAAGGAGCAAAGTCAGCACAAAACGCTCTTGGAAATGAAGAAATCGGAATGGGCGACCTTAGGGAAGCCTATTGTCGGCGCAGTGCGTGAGATCTGTGCCGCAAATTCTGACACGGCACAAGATCTCGCAGAGACCAAGCAGTGGCAGAGGAAAGTGCTCGCTTTTGTATGGGCAAAGCTACTGAACTCCAACGGAAGTGGGACTAATATTAAGGAAGAGCGAGATTCAGACGCCGAGAGTGACAGGAGGTGGAAGGAAGACCTCTTCTTTTCAGTAGAGAGCATGATCCCGGAGATAAATCGCACGGTTTTATTTGAGCTGGTGAAGTCGTTGGGGGCCTCGGAAGTCTTTGTTGAGCTGCTTTCGACACTGCCAGCAGACCTTTGCCACCTGGAAATGACTCGTTTCGTCGACCACGTTCTTGACGGCACCTCCGATGACGACGTGGCCATCTTCCTGGATGTGTGGTGGGAACTGATGAAACGAAATGAAGGGCAGAGGGATGAAGTTGTTCAAACATTTGGAGAGGAGGCGAAGAAATACCTGGCACGTGCGCCTGATGAGTTCTGTCACACGTCCAAGAGACTCAAACTAGATCCTGACCTCTCTCCTCTGTCACCTTTGGAGAGCTTGCCTAGATCTTCGAGCAACCTGTCCATTCCTTCTCTCCTACTGGATGGTCTTAAGAGATTGGGAAGTCGTATAAACCCTTACATTTATAAGTGCTCTGCCCTTGCAAAGCTGTCAGACACGATTTACAATTCGGTGCTTTCTGACAATCGCGTTGAATTGCCTGTCGAGGAATATTTGGAGAAATTTTCCAAACTGATTGCATTAGGCAACCCCGTAGTGCAAGGGTTTCCGGTGGCAGAAAGTTTAATCAGGTGTGTGAAGGAGGCAGAGCGGGAGCTGAGAATCTGTTGTCGGAAGTCTGCATTCAGGCTGCTGCCGGGAGCACTGACTTCGGGGATCGAGACGCTGGCTGATCTTTTCCAGTCCTGGGCGCCTGTCCTCCAGACTGAGCCCGAGACTGGCACCGACCTTCAGAAGAGAAGTCTCACGATGTATAGGACGGCGCAGAGTTTGCAATGCTTAAGTGAAATCTGTCCAGTGCTTCAAAACTCCACGATGGTATCTCAGGAGGCAAAGAAAAGCCTGTCTGATCTCCTCCTGAATTCAACCTCCTTTGTGCAGAAGATTGCTACCTACGTGTCATTAGCTGATGCTGCCGCCACAGATAAAGTGAAGTTTTATGTTGCTATGACCATAATTGATGGGAGAATGGAACGATATGCAGAGATCTGTAAAATATTTGCATCAAGTCCTGTTTGGGCTTTTTCTGAGGATAGCTGGCTCAATTGTCTTGAAAGGAACAGAGACGTATTTCATGACACTGATTTAGTATTGAGGTTAGCTGGAACACTTAAAGATGCATCAACTTGTCGAGTCAACGAAACGCCAAAGGTCAAACGATTGATGAATGTCGTTTTGGGTTGCCTGTCCGCCCTCTCAATCCCCGACAAAAATAAGGCACTTTTGGGAGTCCTGTCCTCCTACGGGAGCAAGGGCCTCTGTCGCGATGGGGGTGCTTTCAAAGCTTGCTTTGAAGAGGAGGTGAACATGGTGTTCAATTCCATCACGCAAGGTGATGCAGCGAGCAACATTGACAAAGCGGCGACTGCCGTGGCGagagttgctttcttgaacccGGAAGCCACCCTGCAGAAGACGTGCCACTTGGCCGCCGTGAACCTGGGTGCCCATAAGCTTCTTGGCCGGATCCTGAAGAGCCTGCCAGCGCTGTCTTTCGAGGACAGCCAGTCTTCAGATGAGCTGAGCATCTTGGCCAGGTGTCTCCTGGAAGCCGCTTGGGACAAGTTTGCCACCACCAAGGAGGAAAATCAGTTTCTCGAGTTCCTGACCTCTCTCATGGAACCAGGGGAAAAAATTGATGAGGAACCCCCGAGTCCTCTCCTCCAGCCAGCCGATGCCATAAAGATATTTGTCCTTCCCTATCTGATAGAAAGCAACCCTGGGATTGAGTTTCCTCTCAAAATTCTAAACAGTGCCCTGAAGTTGCCAGTGACTGACGATGGCACCAAGGAACACTGGCTACTTGCCTGCTGTCCATTCCCTCTCGTTTTTGCCCTTTCTCAGCTCCTAGACCACTGCATCTTGTGTTGGGAGGACAGCAACAAAACATCTAATCACATTTCTATAGACACAAAAGGTCTCCTAATTGAGACGTTAGACATGGTTTGTACTGTTGTTGAGCAGATAATGTCTGTAAATCCAGAGACCTGGTCAACGTCTGTTTGCTGGTTGTACAGAAAGACTGAACGACTGGACTGGACTGTGCGCCTGTGGCTAAAGAGCATCTTTGGGGGCCATTTTAAGTACGAGGTGCCCGCCACGCTGTTTGAGGTGTGTGACCTCTCCGACGATGGctggtcaccccttaaccttccgcAGTACGGTCCAGGCACCGGGCTGCTGGCCTGGATGGAATGTTGTTGCATCTCGACCCACATGACGGAGCAGATGCTGTCCCATCTAACGATTGATGCCAAAAGCGTGGAGGAGGTCAACATGTTCAGTAAAGGCTTTCTCGTTGCCCTGATCCAGGTCCTGCCCTGGTGCAGCTCCAGCGAATGGAGACGTCTCAACCACGTGGCCAAGAACCTGCTGCAGCGTGAGTTGCTTCACGTGCCATATACCCTGGAATATGTTCATTACATGCCGCTGCTGAACCTCCGACCTTTTGCTCACCACCTGCAGTTCTCTCAGCTTTTGCTGCGGGCTTTTCAGCTGATCTGCAGCTGCAGCTGCTCCGACTGGCTTTCGACGCCAGGGTGGAAGTATGCGGCGAGGCAGTGCGCCGCGAGTATGTCGGACATTTTGGAGTCTGTGCGGTGCAAACTCAAAGGACACGGAGCTCAGAATCCAGACGGCAGTCAGGAGGCCACTTTTGTCGTCATGCAGCTCTTCTGCCATGTCATTCACATTATGGTAATGATGCCCAGTGGCACCTCCGAGTCCCTGTATTACGTATCCTTGGAGCTGCTTTCCCAGTACGAGACCCTGACGGCAGCCAACACCTCCACCTGCGCATTACTGAGCAAAGTCGATGAAAAGCACTTCCTCCACTCCATCGCCGAGAATCTAACCAACGAAGAGCAGCGTTCTGTACTCCTGCAGAAAATCAGCAAAATCTGTTGA